A single window of Mugil cephalus isolate CIBA_MC_2020 chromosome 1, CIBA_Mcephalus_1.1, whole genome shotgun sequence DNA harbors:
- the LOC125013306 gene encoding GTPase IMAP family member 7-like produces the protein MEQGLRIVVLGKTGSGKSNLANTIFGEPLFNINCSANSGTIECQAETKCVNERTITFIDTPGFFDTKRSENDLKSEIMRCITECAPGPHAFLIVLKVEKYTEHEKDVILKIYQCFSEETLKYAVVVFTHGDQLPEGMTIKEFVRQNKDLDELVKKCGGRCHVVDNKYWKDNKEGDYRSNRYQVAELLKTIDKIAEENDREYFTNDMLKDVKRQIETKEENIRQSAGCIMSEEEITKTAKTSVFKDLQTRYFGVSSGVLLGAFLSVAGMVISRRV, from the exons aTGGagcagggcctt AGGATAGTCGTGCTGGGGAAAACTGGATCTGGGAAAAGCAACCTGGCTAACACCATATTTGGAGAGCCTTTGTTCAACATAAATTGTTCTGCAAACTCTGGAACAATTGAATGTCAAGCAGAAACCAAATGTGTCAATGAAAGAACCATTACTTTTATTGACACCCCTGGTTTCTTTGACACAAAAAGGTCTGAAAATGATCTGAAATCAGAGATAATGAGGTGTATCACAGAGTGTGCCCCTGGGCCCCATGCTTTTCTCATTGTGCTCAAAGTGGAGAAATACACAGAGCATGAGAAAGATGTAATCCTGAAGATATACCAGTGTTTCTCTGAAGAAACTCTAAAATATGCTGTGGTTGTCTTCACTCATGGAGACCAGCTCCCAGAGGGAATGACAATTAAGGAGTTTGTGAGACAGAACAAGGATCTGGACGAGTTAGTGAAGAAATGTGGTGGCCGATGTCATGTCGTTGATAATAAATACTGGAAAGATAACAAAGAGGGTGACTACAGGAGCAACCGCTACCAAGTGGCAGAGCTACTCAAGACAATAGACAAGATAGCTGAGGAAAACGATAGAGAGTACTTCACCAATGACATGCTAAAAGATGTGAAGAGACAAATAGAGACAAAAGAAGAGAACATTAGACAGTCAGCTGGATGTATAATGTCAGAGGAAGAGATTACAAAGACAGCTAAAACCAGTGTGTTTAAGGATTTACAGACCAGATACTTTGGCGTTTCATCAGGTGTGCTGTTAGGAGCCTTCCTGAGTGTAGCAGGGATGGTAATATCAAGACGTGTCTAG